The DNA window ACAGCACCTGCACGCTTCCGGGATGGTCTATCACGATTTTGCCCGGGAGCAACGCCAGACCAGTGTGGTGCATCGCTGGCCACTGCTTGGCGAACTGGCCGCCAGACTGACGGATACGCCGTCCGTCAAGGAGCAGCCATGATACGGGCCGGTTTGCGCGGCATGCGCGGCGGTGCCGGCTGCACTTCGCTCACTGCAGGGCTCGCTTACTCGCTGAGTCTGCTGGGAAAGTCGGTGCTGTGCGTCGACATGTGCGCGAGCAATCAGCTGCGCCTGCACTTCAACCACCCGCTGCAGGCCGTCGAAGGCTGGAGCCGACGGGACGGTACAGACGTGCGCTCGGCCTGCTTCGAGCTTTCATCGAAACTGGCGGTTCTACCGCATGGTGGTCATCGCGACGCGGATATCACGGCCCAGGGACCGGGACCGGAACTGGAGGCCCTGACCGCAGGATTCGACTGGGTACTTTTCGACCTGGGCAGCAGCTCGCCTGCGCCGGCCCGGCCCGACCTGTCGCTGGATATCGAACTGAGGGTGTTGCCGCTGGACGTTGCCGCCGTGATGCGCCTTGACCGTGCCGACCTGCAGGCCGATGCGCCTCCCCTGCTGATCAATCGCTACAACCCCACCCGGCCATTGCAGCGCGACCTGGTCACCTTGCTGGACAGTTTCAGCGATCTGGCCACGGTTTCACAGAAAGTGCATGAAGACCCTGCCTTCGAGGAGGCTCTGGCCTCCAAGATGCCCGTCGGCTACTACGCCAGCCAAAGCATGGCCTGTCAGGACTTGACCGGGCTGGCCACCTGGTGTCTTTCGCATGCCGCCCACGGGAGCGCGCCCCGTGGCTGATCCGCGCCGCTGGCCCTGCCGTCGCAACCAGGCTTTCCGTCTGGCCGGTCACGGCCGTTTGGCCGCCTGCTGCCTGACCGTGGTCACCGCGATGGCCTGGCTGCTGTTTCCGCTGGAGTCCGATGCATGGAAAAGCTTTGTCAAGGACTATCGACGCTGGTACCCCCAATTGGATCAGGCAGGGTCCAGCAGGCCAGGGCGTCTGCTGCGCATCCTACTGCAGACCCCTGCACTGCTGCTGCTCCAACCCAGGTCCCGTCATCCGGGGCAGATGCTGAGAAAGCAGCTGCGGCGCGGCAGGCATCGACTGCGCCTGCTGGCCAGTCTTCCGACACAGTGGATCAGGCGCTGGCGGCGGCGCATTGCCCACAGCCAGCGATATCACGACGCGCGCGGATACCTGACCAAGCGTT is part of the Frateuria aurantia DSM 6220 genome and encodes:
- the bcsR gene encoding cellulose biosynthesis protein BcsR; translated protein: MSQTPKSAIEAAVHRTDDIARLKQHLHASGMVYHDFAREQRQTSVVHRWPLLGELAARLTDTPSVKEQP
- a CDS encoding cellulose synthase operon protein YhjQ/BcsQ, which produces MIRAGLRGMRGGAGCTSLTAGLAYSLSLLGKSVLCVDMCASNQLRLHFNHPLQAVEGWSRRDGTDVRSACFELSSKLAVLPHGGHRDADITAQGPGPELEALTAGFDWVLFDLGSSSPAPARPDLSLDIELRVLPLDVAAVMRLDRADLQADAPPLLINRYNPTRPLQRDLVTLLDSFSDLATVSQKVHEDPAFEEALASKMPVGYYASQSMACQDLTGLATWCLSHAAHGSAPRG